From one Acidobacteriota bacterium genomic stretch:
- the pdhA gene encoding pyruvate dehydrogenase (acetyl-transferring) E1 component subunit alpha: MATKPKSSKKVPAKAPKADMLKFYREMLLIRRFEEKAGQLYGMGKIAGFCHLYIGQEAVVTGMQACLKDGDQVITGYRDHGHMLACGMDPKGVMAELTGRVGGLSKGKGGSMHMFSKEKNFFGGHGIVGAQVPLGTGLAFANKYRGNDNISVAYFGDGAANQGQVYEAFNMASLWKLPVIYVIENNMYAMGTSVERHASETELFKRGISFEIEGEEVDGMDVLAVREAGEKAVKHARSGKGPFILEMKTYRYRGHSMSDPAKYRKREEVDDIRSHHDPIEGLKGQLIEQGHATEDDLKKIDNEIKAIVKEASDFSLESPEPDADQLWTDVLIEGEV, translated from the coding sequence ATGGCCACTAAACCTAAAAGTTCGAAAAAAGTACCCGCCAAGGCCCCCAAGGCCGACATGCTGAAATTCTACCGCGAGATGCTGCTGATCCGGCGGTTCGAGGAAAAGGCCGGCCAGCTCTACGGCATGGGCAAGATTGCCGGCTTCTGCCACCTCTATATCGGGCAGGAAGCAGTCGTGACCGGTATGCAGGCCTGCCTGAAGGACGGTGACCAGGTGATCACCGGCTACCGCGACCACGGCCACATGCTGGCCTGCGGGATGGACCCGAAAGGCGTCATGGCGGAACTGACCGGACGCGTCGGCGGTTTGTCGAAAGGCAAGGGCGGCTCGATGCACATGTTCTCCAAGGAAAAGAACTTTTTCGGCGGTCACGGCATCGTGGGCGCACAGGTTCCGCTCGGAACCGGCCTCGCCTTCGCCAACAAGTATCGCGGCAATGACAATATTTCGGTGGCTTACTTCGGCGACGGCGCCGCGAACCAGGGGCAGGTCTACGAGGCGTTCAACATGGCATCGCTGTGGAAGCTGCCGGTTATCTACGTGATCGAGAACAACATGTACGCGATGGGAACGAGCGTGGAGCGCCATGCCTCAGAGACCGAACTGTTCAAGCGCGGCATCAGCTTCGAGATCGAGGGCGAAGAAGTTGATGGTATGGATGTGCTGGCCGTGCGCGAAGCAGGCGAGAAAGCCGTGAAGCACGCGCGCAGCGGCAAAGGCCCGTTCATTCTTGAAATGAAGACCTATCGCTATCGCGGTCACTCGATGTCGGACCCTGCGAAGTATCGCAAACGCGAGGAGGTCGACGATATCCGCTCGCACCATGACCCGATCGAGGGGCTGAAGGGCCAGCTGATCGAGCAGGGGCACGCGACCGAAGACGATCTCAAGAAAATCGACAACGAGATCAAGGCGATCGTGAAGGAAGCCTCGGACTTCTCGCTGGAGAGTCCGGAGCCCGATGCGGATCAGCTGTGGACGGATGTTTTGATCGAGGGTGAAGTCTGA
- a CDS encoding pyruvate dehydrogenase complex E1 component subunit beta → MSVDILMPALSPTMEEGTLSKWLKKEGDAVKSGDIIAEIETDKATMEVEAVDEGVLAKILVPEGTEGVKVNAVIAVLSEDGENASDAAAKSKPAEARPEARAEAAVPETDKAKPEPEAEREAAPPKAAVKADPSIPEGTNFTETTVRDALRDAMAEEMRRDERVFVMGEEVAQYQGAYKVTRELLQEFGERRVIDTPITEHGFAGLGVGAAFAGLKPIVEFMTFNFAMQAIDQIINSAAKTLYMSGGQMGCPIVFRGPNGAASRVGAQHSQDYSAWYAQIPGLKVIAPYDAADAKGLLKAAIRDPNPVVFLEHELLYGQSFPVPDMDDFILPIGKAAVKREGTDVTLVAHSRMVGFALQAAERLAEEGISAEVIDLRTLRPLDTDTVIESVKKTNRLVCCEEGWRFMGVGAEIAATVVAEAFDYLDAPPVRVHQKDVPLPYAANLEALSLPNADDIVRAAKKVCEGAF, encoded by the coding sequence ATGTCGGTGGATATCCTGATGCCGGCCCTGTCGCCAACCATGGAGGAGGGCACGCTCTCGAAATGGCTGAAGAAGGAAGGCGACGCCGTGAAATCCGGCGACATTATTGCCGAGATCGAGACCGACAAGGCGACGATGGAAGTCGAAGCGGTCGATGAGGGCGTGCTGGCGAAAATCCTCGTGCCCGAAGGTACCGAAGGTGTGAAGGTAAATGCGGTCATCGCCGTTCTGTCCGAGGACGGAGAAAACGCGTCAGACGCAGCAGCCAAATCGAAGCCTGCCGAGGCGAGGCCTGAGGCCAGGGCGGAAGCTGCTGTGCCGGAGACGGACAAGGCAAAGCCGGAACCGGAAGCCGAACGCGAGGCTGCACCGCCGAAGGCGGCCGTGAAGGCCGATCCTTCGATTCCGGAGGGCACCAACTTCACCGAGACAACCGTACGCGACGCCTTGCGCGACGCGATGGCCGAGGAGATGCGCCGTGACGAGCGGGTGTTCGTCATGGGCGAGGAAGTCGCGCAGTACCAGGGCGCCTACAAGGTGACGCGCGAACTGCTTCAGGAATTCGGCGAGCGGCGCGTGATCGATACGCCGATCACGGAGCATGGCTTTGCGGGTCTTGGTGTTGGCGCTGCCTTTGCGGGCCTGAAGCCGATCGTCGAATTCATGACCTTCAACTTCGCCATGCAGGCCATCGACCAGATCATCAACTCGGCGGCCAAGACGCTCTACATGAGCGGCGGCCAGATGGGATGCCCGATCGTGTTCCGCGGCCCGAACGGCGCGGCGAGCCGCGTCGGCGCGCAGCATAGTCAGGACTACTCGGCCTGGTATGCGCAGATTCCCGGCCTGAAGGTGATCGCGCCCTATGATGCGGCTGATGCCAAGGGCCTGCTCAAGGCCGCGATCCGCGATCCGAACCCGGTCGTCTTCCTCGAGCATGAGCTGCTCTACGGACAGTCCTTCCCGGTGCCGGACATGGACGATTTCATCCTGCCGATCGGCAAGGCGGCCGTGAAACGCGAAGGCACGGATGTCACGCTGGTCGCGCATTCCCGCATGGTGGGTTTCGCCTTGCAGGCGGCCGAGCGCCTTGCTGAAGAAGGCATCAGCGCCGAAGTGATCGACCTGCGCACGCTGCGTCCGCTTGATACGGACACGGTGATCGAGAGCGTGAAGAAGACGAACCGCCTCGTATGCTGCGAAGAAGGCTGGCGCTTCATGGGCGTCGGCGCCGAGATTGCCGCGACGGTTGTGGCCGAGGCGTTCGACTACCTCGATGCGCCGCCGGTGCGCGTGCACCAGAAGGACGTGCCGCTGCCGTATGCCGCCAATCTCGAAGCCCTGAGTCTTCCGAATGCGGATGATATCGTCCGTGCCGCGAAGAAGGTGTGTGAGGGAGCGTTCTGA
- a CDS encoding pyruvate dehydrogenase complex dihydrolipoamide acetyltransferase: MPVNITMPALSPTMEEGTLAKWRVKEGDEIKSGMIIAEIETDKATMEVEAVDEGRMGKIMVPAGTEGVKVNAVIAVLLEEGESAADVKAPAAAPAKAEVAPAPKPSTSPAASSSPPTPAKAGVQSAVAVLDPGLRRDERQSGGRVMASPLAKRIAANKGIDLKALKGSGPHGRIIRRDVEKAKPGASQPAAGGAAAPLSADGLILPQVLDDRVYAPDTYEMKPLDGMRKTVAKRLTQSFMQVPHFPLNVDIQLDNLLESRAAINAAAPKDVKISVNDLLIKACALALMDEPDCNASYTDKGIAYHKQANISVAVAVEGGLITPVIFKAEGKGLAEISEEMKDLAARARDRKLKPQEYMGGTFSISNLGMFGIKSFASIINPPEGMILSVGVGEKRPVVDENGNVVVRTVMTVTLTCDHRVIGGAEGAKWLAAFKRYVETPEAMLL, translated from the coding sequence ATGCCCGTCAACATCACGATGCCTGCGCTGAGCCCCACGATGGAAGAGGGCACGCTCGCCAAATGGCGCGTCAAGGAAGGCGACGAGATCAAGTCCGGCATGATCATTGCCGAGATCGAGACCGATAAGGCGACGATGGAAGTCGAGGCCGTCGATGAAGGCAGGATGGGCAAGATCATGGTGCCGGCAGGCACCGAAGGCGTGAAGGTCAACGCCGTGATCGCGGTCCTGCTGGAGGAGGGCGAGAGCGCCGCCGACGTGAAAGCGCCTGCCGCGGCTCCGGCGAAGGCAGAAGTTGCGCCCGCGCCAAAGCCATCAACGTCTCCCGCTGCCTCCTCCTCTCCGCCCACCCCGGCGAAAGCCGGGGTCCAGTCTGCGGTGGCCGTTCTGGATCCCGGCCTTCGCCGGGATGAGCGGCAGAGTGGGGGGCGTGTCATGGCGAGCCCCCTCGCCAAGCGCATCGCTGCCAACAAGGGTATTGATCTGAAGGCCCTCAAAGGTTCCGGACCGCATGGACGGATCATCCGCCGGGATGTCGAGAAGGCGAAACCGGGCGCGTCCCAGCCCGCCGCTGGCGGCGCAGCGGCACCGCTCTCGGCCGACGGGCTGATCCTGCCGCAGGTGCTCGACGACCGGGTCTATGCGCCGGACACTTACGAAATGAAGCCGCTCGACGGCATGCGCAAGACGGTCGCGAAGCGCCTGACGCAGAGCTTCATGCAGGTGCCGCACTTCCCGCTGAACGTCGACATCCAGCTCGACAATCTTCTGGAGAGCCGCGCGGCCATCAACGCTGCCGCACCGAAGGACGTGAAGATTTCGGTCAATGACTTGCTGATCAAGGCTTGTGCGCTGGCGCTGATGGACGAGCCGGACTGCAATGCGTCGTACACGGACAAGGGCATCGCCTATCACAAGCAAGCCAACATTTCGGTCGCTGTGGCGGTCGAGGGCGGGTTGATCACGCCAGTGATCTTCAAGGCGGAAGGCAAGGGTCTCGCCGAGATTTCCGAAGAGATGAAGGACCTTGCCGCCCGCGCCCGAGACCGCAAACTGAAGCCCCAAGAATACATGGGCGGCACGTTCTCGATCTCGAACCTCGGCATGTTCGGCATCAAGTCGTTCGCCTCGATCATCAATCCTCCGGAGGGTATGATCCTGTCGGTCGGCGTCGGCGAGAAGCGCCCGGTCGTCGACGAGAACGGTAATGTAGTTGTCCGTACCGTGATGACGGTCACGCTGACCTGCGACCACCGCGTGATCGGCGGGGCAGAGGGCGCAAAATGGCTCGCGGCCTTCAAGCGCTACGTGGAAACGCCAGAGGCGATGCTGTTGTGA
- the lpdA gene encoding dihydrolipoyl dehydrogenase, whose amino-acid sequence MSNQYDLIVIGSGPGGYVAAIRASQLGMKTAIVERESLGGICLNWGCIPTKALLRSAEVLHLAKHAKDFGLKIDNVDFDLDAVVKRSRAVASQLSNGVKFLMKKNKIDVIEGTARLEKGAPAPKVIVKGKDGKDTAYQSKHVMLATGARARDIPQAGLVADGKLIWTYREAMTPDVTPKRLLVIGSGAIGIEFASFYNELGSEVTVCEVMERILPVEDAEISALAEKDFKKQGLNILTGAKVENLKAGKTTVTADITTKDGKKETKEFDRAILAVGIVGNVENLGLEALGVKIDKTHVVVDGFGKTGVPGLYAIGDLTGPPWLAHKASHEGVVCVEGIHGKNHAEPFDASNVPGCTYSHPQVASVGLTEAAAKAKGFDVKVGRFPFIGNGKAIAMGEVNGMVKTVFDKKTGELLGAHMIGAEVTELIQGYVIARQGELTELDLAHTIFAHPTISETMHEAVLDAEGRALHI is encoded by the coding sequence ATGTCAAACCAGTATGATCTGATCGTCATCGGTTCCGGCCCGGGCGGCTATGTTGCGGCGATCCGCGCAAGTCAGCTCGGCATGAAGACGGCCATCGTCGAGCGCGAGAGCCTTGGCGGCATCTGTCTCAACTGGGGCTGCATTCCGACGAAGGCGCTGCTGCGGTCGGCCGAAGTGCTGCATCTGGCAAAGCACGCCAAGGATTTCGGCCTGAAGATCGACAATGTCGATTTCGACCTGGACGCCGTCGTGAAGCGTTCGCGGGCCGTGGCTTCGCAACTGTCGAACGGCGTCAAGTTCCTGATGAAGAAGAACAAGATCGACGTGATCGAAGGCACGGCGCGCCTCGAGAAGGGAGCGCCGGCTCCGAAAGTCATCGTCAAAGGCAAGGATGGCAAGGATACGGCTTACCAATCGAAGCACGTGATGCTCGCCACTGGCGCCCGCGCGCGTGACATTCCGCAGGCGGGCCTCGTGGCGGATGGCAAGCTGATCTGGACCTACCGCGAGGCGATGACGCCGGACGTGACGCCGAAACGCCTGCTGGTCATCGGTTCCGGCGCCATCGGGATCGAGTTTGCGAGCTTCTATAACGAGCTCGGCTCTGAAGTGACGGTCTGCGAAGTGATGGAGCGTATCCTGCCGGTGGAGGATGCCGAGATTTCGGCGCTGGCGGAGAAGGACTTCAAGAAGCAAGGCCTGAACATCCTGACCGGCGCGAAGGTTGAGAACCTGAAAGCCGGCAAGACGACTGTGACCGCCGACATCACGACCAAGGACGGCAAGAAGGAAACGAAGGAATTCGACCGGGCGATCCTCGCCGTCGGTATTGTCGGCAACGTTGAAAACCTCGGACTGGAAGCGCTCGGCGTGAAGATCGACAAGACGCATGTCGTTGTCGACGGCTTCGGCAAGACCGGCGTGCCGGGCCTTTATGCGATCGGCGACCTGACGGGACCGCCTTGGCTTGCGCACAAGGCGAGCCATGAAGGCGTGGTCTGCGTAGAGGGCATCCATGGCAAGAACCACGCCGAGCCGTTCGATGCTTCCAACGTGCCCGGCTGCACGTATTCGCACCCGCAGGTGGCGAGTGTCGGCCTGACCGAAGCCGCCGCGAAAGCGAAGGGGTTTGACGTCAAGGTCGGACGGTTCCCGTTCATCGGCAATGGCAAGGCGATTGCGATGGGCGAAGTGAACGGCATGGTGAAAACCGTGTTCGACAAGAAGACCGGCGAACTGCTCGGCGCACACATGATCGGCGCCGAAGTCACCGAACTCATCCAGGGCTATGTGATCGCGCGGCAAGGTGAACTCACGGAACTGGATCTGGCGCACACGATCTTTGCCCACCCGACAATTTCGGAAACCATGCACGAAGCTGTGCTCGACGCAGAAGGCCGGGCGCTGCACATCTGA
- a CDS encoding DUF2891 domain-containing protein: MRIRLWALAGAVLLAACSRNDVAPTPAEAAQITLPPAREGVVADRFARMALDCIHREYPNKISHVLNSADDVGAPHELFPAFHGCYDWHSSVHGHWLLVRLLNADPDTPFRQAIIESLGRSFTPENIAGELAYFQAPDRASFERPYGTAWFLQLMTELRQADFPEAAGWISALEPLEGFIRGQTMDWLTKLVYPIRIGTHNQTAFAFGLMLDWADEAGDTEFRAALAAKALAFHQDDVNCPLAYEPSGEDFLSPCLMEADLMRRVLAEQAFAEWLTAFLPQIPLDGSADWLAPGIVLDATDGKLVHLDGVNLSRAWAMEGIAAALPADDARRASLLAAAAVHKETGIAAVSDAHYSGGHWLASFATYLETKRGLPQK, encoded by the coding sequence ATGCGGATCAGGTTGTGGGCGTTGGCAGGCGCGGTCTTGCTGGCCGCGTGTTCCCGGAATGATGTGGCGCCCACCCCGGCAGAGGCGGCGCAAATCACCTTGCCGCCCGCACGCGAAGGCGTGGTGGCCGACCGGTTCGCACGCATGGCGCTGGACTGTATCCACCGCGAGTACCCGAACAAGATCAGCCACGTCCTGAATTCGGCCGATGATGTCGGCGCGCCGCACGAGCTTTTTCCAGCGTTCCACGGTTGCTATGACTGGCATTCATCCGTGCACGGCCACTGGCTGCTGGTGCGCCTGTTGAACGCCGATCCGGATACGCCCTTCCGGCAGGCCATCATCGAGTCGCTGGGTCGCAGCTTTACGCCGGAAAATATCGCGGGCGAACTTGCATACTTCCAGGCGCCGGACCGGGCGAGCTTCGAGCGTCCTTACGGCACGGCCTGGTTCCTGCAGCTGATGACCGAGCTGCGGCAGGCAGACTTTCCGGAAGCCGCAGGCTGGATCAGCGCATTGGAGCCGCTCGAAGGTTTCATCCGGGGCCAGACGATGGATTGGCTTACGAAGCTGGTCTATCCGATCCGCATCGGCACTCACAACCAGACCGCTTTCGCTTTCGGCCTGATGCTGGATTGGGCCGACGAGGCTGGTGACACGGAGTTCCGCGCGGCGCTCGCCGCAAAGGCGCTCGCCTTCCACCAGGATGATGTAAACTGTCCGCTGGCCTATGAGCCGTCTGGTGAGGATTTCCTGTCGCCTTGCCTGATGGAGGCGGACCTGATGCGCCGTGTGCTGGCGGAGCAGGCGTTTGCCGAATGGCTGACGGCGTTCCTGCCACAGATCCCCCTTGACGGCAGCGCCGACTGGCTTGCGCCCGGTATCGTGCTTGATGCAACCGACGGAAAGCTTGTGCACCTCGACGGCGTCAACCTTTCGCGCGCCTGGGCGATGGAAGGCATCGCGGCGGCGTTGCCGGCTGATGACGCCCGCCGCGCCTCGCTGTTGGCAGCGGCGGCGGTTCACAAGGAAACAGGGATCGCGGCCGTCAGTGACGCGCACTATTCCGGCGGCCACTGGCTGGCGAGTTTCGCAACGTACCTCGAAACAAAGAGAGGCTTGCCGCAGAAATGA
- a CDS encoding Nramp family divalent metal transporter gives MKLQVGPGALVAAAFIGPGTVTACTLAGANFGYALLWALVFATAATVILQEMSARLGVVAGVGLGEALMVGAGNAAMKLAVSALVLTALVLGNAAYQAGNLTGGALGGEALLSAAAPDRRVIVLGLAVLAAGLLFSGSYKVLERVLIALVILMSLSFAGSVLVTRPDIAKLFAGLLPAIPEGGLFTAIALIGTTIVPYNLFLHASTARERWAGGGEPALVAARRDTQVSVGLGGLISIFILVTAAASLFSSGLVIKSGADLAAAIEPAYGHVARYLVGTGLLAAGLSSAITAPMAAAYAVCELTRQPPRGLVFRIVALTVLATGAGVALLGFNPLTIILTAQVANGILLPVVAIFLLIAMNRRSLLGGHVNSPVQNFLGGCVLLVTICLGARLVLRAAGIWP, from the coding sequence ATGAAGTTGCAGGTCGGCCCCGGCGCGCTGGTTGCGGCAGCCTTCATCGGGCCGGGCACGGTCACCGCCTGCACGCTGGCGGGTGCAAATTTTGGCTATGCGCTTCTTTGGGCGCTGGTCTTTGCAACAGCGGCGACGGTCATTCTGCAAGAGATGTCTGCGCGGCTCGGCGTGGTCGCGGGGGTCGGTCTTGGAGAGGCGTTGATGGTGGGCGCCGGCAACGCGGCAATGAAGCTTGCCGTATCGGCCCTTGTGCTGACAGCGCTGGTGCTCGGCAATGCCGCTTATCAAGCCGGTAACCTGACAGGCGGCGCGCTCGGGGGCGAGGCCTTGCTGAGTGCTGCGGCACCGGACCGTCGCGTTATCGTGTTGGGTCTCGCTGTGCTTGCGGCGGGATTGCTTTTTTCTGGCAGCTACAAAGTGCTGGAGCGGGTGTTGATCGCATTGGTCATCCTCATGAGCCTCTCATTCGCAGGCAGCGTGCTCGTCACGCGCCCGGATATTGCAAAACTGTTTGCGGGGCTTCTACCCGCCATCCCCGAGGGCGGGCTGTTCACGGCGATAGCGCTCATCGGCACCACGATCGTGCCCTACAACCTTTTCCTCCATGCCTCGACCGCCCGCGAGCGGTGGGCGGGCGGCGGCGAGCCTGCCCTCGTGGCGGCCCGGCGCGACACACAGGTCTCCGTAGGGCTCGGCGGTCTCATCTCGATCTTCATTCTCGTGACGGCTGCGGCGAGTCTGTTTTCGTCCGGCCTGGTCATCAAGTCCGGCGCCGATCTCGCGGCCGCGATCGAACCGGCGTACGGGCATGTCGCGCGTTACCTGGTCGGGACAGGCCTGCTTGCAGCGGGGCTCAGTTCGGCGATCACCGCGCCGATGGCCGCCGCCTATGCCGTCTGCGAACTCACGCGCCAGCCGCCGCGCGGCCTTGTCTTTCGGATTGTGGCTTTGACGGTCCTTGCCACGGGCGCCGGCGTTGCGCTGCTCGGCTTCAATCCGTTGACGATCATTCTGACGGCGCAAGTGGCGAATGGCATCCTCTTGCCGGTTGTCGCGATTTTCCTGCTGATCGCCATGAACCGGCGCAGCCTGCTGGGCGGTCATGTGAATTCGCCGGTTCAGAATTTCCTCGGTGGGTGTGTGTTGCTGGTCACCATCTGCCTCGGCGCCCGACTGGTCCTGCGCGCAGCAGGCATCTGGCCATGA
- the pxpA gene encoding 5-oxoprolinase subunit PxpA, producing the protein MNRAICLNADLGELPGARGRALDAEMLAVVTRCNIACGGHAGDEESMRETLRCAAVNGVRSGAHPSYPDIEHFGRRSLTMPREALAAALSQQVAALVAIAAEEGVRLAHLKAHGALYNDAALDGDLAVLIANLARSSGIGEVIGPPKGVMRQAVEAAGLRFVAEGFADRSYETDGTLTPRALPGAVLENSEGMLEQALGFIQEAAVRVRGGGRIELSIDTLCLHGDTPGAAEHARAIRRGLEAAGIEVRA; encoded by the coding sequence ATGAATCGTGCGATTTGCCTCAACGCCGATCTTGGCGAACTGCCAGGCGCGAGGGGACGGGCGCTAGACGCAGAGATGCTGGCTGTCGTCACACGCTGCAATATTGCCTGCGGCGGACACGCCGGCGACGAGGAATCGATGCGTGAGACCTTGCGCTGCGCGGCCGTGAATGGTGTTCGAAGCGGCGCACACCCATCTTATCCCGATATCGAGCATTTCGGCCGTCGCTCGTTGACCATGCCGCGCGAGGCGCTTGCGGCGGCCCTGTCGCAGCAGGTGGCAGCGCTCGTCGCCATCGCAGCTGAGGAGGGCGTGCGGCTCGCGCACCTCAAGGCGCACGGGGCGCTCTACAATGATGCGGCGCTGGATGGCGACCTGGCAGTCTTGATTGCAAACCTCGCAAGATCATCGGGTATCGGAGAGGTCATCGGTCCGCCGAAGGGGGTAATGCGGCAGGCGGTCGAAGCGGCAGGCTTGAGGTTTGTCGCGGAAGGGTTTGCTGACCGCAGCTATGAGACCGACGGCACGCTGACGCCGCGCGCGCTGCCCGGCGCCGTGCTCGAGAATTCGGAAGGCATGCTGGAGCAGGCACTGGGCTTCATTCAAGAGGCGGCGGTTCGAGTGCGCGGCGGAGGCAGGATCGAGCTCTCCATCGATACGCTGTGCCTGCACGGAGATACGCCCGGCGCAGCTGAGCATGCGCGCGCAATCAGACGGGGTCTCGAAGCGGCCGGGATCGAGGTGCGTGCATGA
- a CDS encoding carboxyltransferase domain-containing protein: MIAEAFEIVPCGDDAFRVLCGPGAVRHALADRLRGTGEWVSVVVGKRNVTVEYDPHTERGFEASDRLKECIATPGASSVAVGRHHVLEAEFGGLAGPDLDALADRLGVTEAELVGRIEGSKLEVDMLGFTPGFAYVAGLDASLEAERLANPRQRVDAGSIGLITGQIGLYALAGPAGWPIVGRVLQPLFDRSAADPFVLKAGDTLTLRGPRVP, translated from the coding sequence ATGATTGCGGAAGCGTTCGAAATCGTCCCCTGCGGCGACGACGCCTTCCGCGTGCTGTGCGGTCCGGGTGCCGTCCGTCATGCGCTTGCCGATCGGCTCCGAGGAACCGGCGAATGGGTGTCGGTAGTCGTCGGAAAACGGAACGTGACCGTCGAATACGATCCGCATACGGAGCGCGGTTTTGAGGCGAGCGACCGGCTGAAGGAGTGTATTGCTACGCCGGGTGCATCGTCCGTGGCTGTGGGACGCCACCACGTTCTGGAGGCGGAATTTGGCGGGCTCGCCGGGCCCGATCTCGACGCGCTGGCGGACCGCCTCGGTGTGACCGAGGCCGAACTTGTCGGACGCATTGAGGGATCGAAGCTCGAAGTCGATATGCTCGGTTTCACGCCAGGTTTCGCGTATGTTGCGGGGCTGGACGCTTCCCTCGAAGCCGAAAGGCTCGCGAACCCGCGGCAACGTGTTGATGCGGGATCGATTGGGCTGATCACGGGGCAGATCGGATTGTACGCGCTTGCGGGGCCAGCCGGCTGGCCCATCGTAGGGCGCGTGCTGCAGCCATTGTTCGACCGCTCAGCGGCGGACCCGTTTGTGTTGAAGGCGGGGGATACGCTGACGTTGCGCGGCCCGCGCGTGCCATGA
- a CDS encoding biotin-dependent carboxyltransferase family protein, producing the protein MKLLVLNPGVQATLQAEPRLGFRHAGVPSSGPADAVSMALANRLVGNPPHAPCLEISNGPASFRFESAVQAGLVGARTNAKLDEQPAGMHETLTVPEGAVLEIGAMSMGARVYLSVRGGFEASAFIGSRSTYTPAGFGGFQGRALAAGDRLEWRAANAADAVSTPLELRLWPTSSYALRAVAGPDAGPDRAVNLQGTFRITGRTSRMGAELSGDFPAGRAGGLIPSSAVFPGALQVTPEGRGFLLLADGQTTGGYPHLLQVVRADRHLLGQLRPGDSLRFLTVSQVQAEEVLRAKQALLARWIPDFRL; encoded by the coding sequence ATGAAGCTTCTGGTCTTGAACCCCGGCGTGCAGGCAACGCTGCAGGCAGAGCCGCGTCTGGGCTTTCGCCACGCCGGCGTGCCCTCAAGCGGCCCGGCCGATGCTGTCTCCATGGCGCTCGCCAACCGCCTTGTGGGCAATCCACCCCATGCGCCATGCCTCGAAATTTCGAATGGTCCGGCATCCTTCCGGTTTGAATCGGCAGTGCAAGCAGGGCTCGTCGGTGCCCGGACGAATGCGAAACTCGATGAGCAGCCTGCCGGCATGCACGAAACGCTCACCGTTCCGGAAGGGGCGGTGCTGGAGATTGGTGCGATGTCCATGGGGGCGCGCGTTTATCTATCGGTTCGGGGCGGCTTCGAAGCCAGCGCGTTCATTGGGTCGCGTTCGACCTATACGCCTGCGGGATTCGGCGGCTTCCAGGGCAGGGCGCTGGCGGCGGGCGACCGGCTGGAATGGCGCGCAGCCAACGCTGCGGACGCTGTTTCAACGCCTCTGGAACTCCGCCTGTGGCCCACCTCAAGCTACGCGCTCAGGGCGGTTGCCGGTCCCGACGCAGGACCGGATAGAGCGGTCAACTTGCAGGGGACCTTCCGTATCACGGGACGGACGAGTCGCATGGGCGCCGAACTTTCGGGCGATTTTCCAGCTGGGCGTGCAGGCGGGCTGATCCCGAGCTCGGCTGTGTTTCCAGGCGCGCTTCAGGTGACGCCCGAGGGGCGGGGTTTCCTTCTGCTGGCGGACGGCCAGACGACCGGCGGCTATCCGCACCTGCTTCAGGTGGTGCGTGCGGACCGTCATTTGCTGGGCCAGCTGCGGCCGGGAGACTCACTCCGCTTTCTGACGGTTTCGCAGGTGCAGGCCGAAGAGGTCCTGCGCGCCAAGCAAGCCTTGCTGGCGCGCTGGATACCGGACTTCCGTCTGTGA